One Pseudomonas syringae CC1557 genomic window, TCGTCTGGCATTTGATGTTCACGGATGACGATCAGCTCGACCAGGATCTGGCGGTACGCTCGCTGGAAAGTCTGTCTGACTACTTTTCGCAGATGTCCCTCGAAGAGAAGAGGGCGTTCATTGCGGTAGCGCATGCACGCAAGGCGCGTTTGCTGGCTGTGCCTGATGCCGATGGTTACTCCCCCAGGCATCGGGTGACGGAGGACCAGGCGCAGTTTCTGGAACATGTTGTGTCCGGGCAGTTTTTTCAGCGTTTCGAAGAGCCCGTTGAGGTTACCAGCGACTGCGTCGTACCGATCCGCAGCCGCTAGGCGGAGCTTGCATCATGCCGCTGTGTTTGCAGGCAGCCTGGCAATGACCTTGATTTCAAAATCGAAGCCATAAAGCCAGGTCACGCCCACGCCGGTCAGCGTCGGGTGTGGTGGGTTGCCCCAGAATTCCGGGAACACACTCCAGATCCGCTCAAACTTCGCTTCGGGATCGACAATGAACACCGTCACGTCGATCACATCATCAAACGTGCACCCGGCCGCCAGCAGAATCGCGTTCAAATTGGTGAACGCGAGGCGCACCTGCTTTTCGAGGTCCGGTTCAGGAGAACCGTCTTCTCTGCTGCCAACCTGCCCGGACACGAACAGAAACCCGTCTGAGCGGATTGCCGGGGAATATTGATTGCGTTCGTAAAGCGCCTGGCGACCGGCCGGGAATACAACGTCACGTTGGGTCATGGGTTATCTCCATCAAGCGTTGGGAGCGCCCTGGAAACAGGCGATGGAGCGACTGTAGGGGCTTGCACTCGGGTGATAAACGAGCAACCGTGATCATCTCTGTTTGGAAAGGCCAAACAATCCAGCAGGCAGGTGAGTGAAAATGGACCGTTTCGACGCGATGCAAGCGTTTGCCCGGGTGGTGGAAACCGGCAGTTTCACCAAGGCTGCCGGTACGCTGCACATGAGCAAAACCAGCGTGACACAGCTGATTCAGCAACTCGAAGCGCGCCTGCGTGTCAGGTTGCTGAACCGCACCACGCGCAAAGTCAACGTGACCGCCGACGGTGCCGTCTATTACGAGCG contains:
- a CDS encoding RidA family protein; this encodes MTQRDVVFPAGRQALYERNQYSPAIRSDGFLFVSGQVGSREDGSPEPDLEKQVRLAFTNLNAILLAAGCTFDDVIDVTVFIVDPEAKFERIWSVFPEFWGNPPHPTLTGVGVTWLYGFDFEIKVIARLPANTAA